A genomic region of Camelus ferus isolate YT-003-E chromosome 11, BCGSAC_Cfer_1.0, whole genome shotgun sequence contains the following coding sequences:
- the LRRC20 gene encoding leucine-rich repeat-containing protein 20 isoform X5 encodes MMPNLAECKLVSFPIGIYKVLRNVTDQIHLITLANNELKSLTSKFMTTFCQLRELRLEGNFLHRLPNEVNTLQHLKAIDLSRNQFHDFPEQLTTLPALETINLEENEIVDVPVEKLAAMPALRSVNLRFNPLNAEVRVIAPPLIKFDMLMSPEGARAPPR; translated from the exons ATCTGGCCGAGTGCAAGCTGGTTTCCTTCCCCATCGGCATCTATAAGGTCCTGCGGAATGTCACTGACCAGATCCACCTCATCACGCTGGCCAACAACGAGCTCAAATCCCTCACCAGCAAGTTCATGACCACGTTCTGTCAGCTCAGAG AGCTCCGCCTGGAAGGGAACTTCCTGCACCGCCTCCCCAATGAGGTCAACACCCTACAGCACCTCAAGGCCATCGACCTGTCCCGGAACCAGTTCCATGACTTCCCGGAGCAGCTCACCACCCTGCCTGCTCTGGAGACCATCAATCTGGAGGAGAACGAGATCGTGG ACGTGCCTGTGGAGAAGCTGGCTGCCATGCCCGCCTTGCGCAGCGTCAACCTGCGCTTCAACCCACTGAACGCCGAGGTACGCGTCATCGCCCCGCCACTCATCAAGTTCGACATGCTCATGTCTCCAGAGGGTGCGCGGGCCCCCCCACGCTAG